The following nucleotide sequence is from Elusimicrobiota bacterium.
GGGGCGGGTGCGGTCGGCCATGTGGCGGCTCACAAATGCGCGCAACACAACGATGTTTTGGGAGACATCTGCATTGCTTCACGACGCCAGGAAAAGTGTGACCAAATCATCGAGAGCATCCATCGCAAAAAGAACGTGAAAGATTCGTCCAAGCGCATCTATTCACGCCAGATCGATGCCATGGACATCACCGCTACCACCCATCTCATCGAAGAAACTAAATCTGAAATCGTGCTTAACCTGGGTCAGGCTTATGTAAACATGTCGGTTCTCGAAGCCTGCCTGAACGCCCGCGTGACGTATTTAGACACCGCCATTCATGAAGACCCCGCGAAGGTCTGCGAAGACCCGCCCTGGTATGCCAACTATGAATGGAAACGTCGGGACCGGTGCAAAAGGAAGGGCGTGAACGCCATTTTGGGTGTGGGGTTTGATCCCGGCGTGGTCAACGCCTACTGCGCTCTAGCCGTTAAACATCATTTCGATAGTATCGACACCATCGATATCTTGGATGTGAACGCGGGAAGTCATGGGAAATATTTTGCGACCAACTTTGATCCGGAGATTAATTTCCGGGAATTCAAAAAAGTCTGGTCATGGATTAACCGGAAATGGGTCTTGTCCAATGTTCACTCCGACAAATGGATGTTCAACTTTCCAGTGGTGGGGGAACGACCCATTTATTTGACTGGGCACGATGAACTGCATTCCTTATCTAAAAATGTCGACGCCAACTCCATTCGGTTTTGGATGGGGTTTGGGGATCACTACCTGAACGTGTTCAACGTGTTGAAAAATATTGGGATGCTCTCTGAGATCCCTGTCAAAACGGCCGAGGGCGTGGAGGTGGTTCCTTTGAAAGTCTTGAAAGCTGTTTTGCCGGACCCGGCTTCCCTCGCTCCAGGATACACGGGGCATACCTGCATTGGTAATTTGGTGAAGGGGAAGAAAGGGGGGCACTACAAGGAAATGTTTATCTACAACACCTGTGACCATGCCGCCTGCTATAAAGAAGTGGAATCCCAAGCCATTTCCTACACGGCCGGGGTACCGCCCGCGGCCGCGGCAATTCTTGTTGCCAAGGGAATTTGGAACCCCAAAACCATGGTCAACGTGGAGGAACTCAACCCCGATCCGTTCCTGGCCTTATTAGACAAAATGGGGTTGCCTACTGAAATCGAAGACCGAACACCCAAAGTGAAAATAGAGAAAAATGTTTCGGTAAAGAAAAAGGTTATAAAGAAATAGGAGCCCCAAGTGAAAAAGAGATTCTTGTGGGCCATTGTCCTCACGGGAGGGTGCCTGATGAATATTACCTCAGCCAACACGACTAAAAATGAAGTCGCCACTTTTGCCGGCGGCTGTTTTTGGTGTATGGAACCACCGTTTGAGGGAATAAAGGGTGTGCTAAGCGTGACAGCCGGTTACATGGGGGGAACCACCGTTAACCCCACTTACGAACAGGTGTGCACCGGAGAAACGGGGCACGCGGAAGCGGTTCAAGTGACTTTTGACCCCACGGTGGTGACCTATTCCAAACTTTTAGAAATCTTTTGGCGCAATATCGACCCCACCACAGAAAATGCCCAGTTTGCCGATCAAGGAACTCAATATCGAACGGCCGTGTTTTTTCATTCGGAAGAACAGAAACGACTTGCGGAAGTTTCCAAACGTGCGCTGGCCGCCTCGGGAAAATTCACAGGGGAGATCGTGACGGAAATTGTTCCCGCTTCAACCTATTACATGGCGGAAGACGATCATCAAGACTATTTTAAGAAACAACCCTTTCGCTACAAGAACTACAGCGTGGGGTCCGGTCGCGCGGGATTCATTGAAAAGACATGGGGGAAATCCAAATAAATTCCGTGGGATCGTTGCAAATTATTGCTCTGCTGCCCCTGATTTTTTTCGTTGGGATCGCGGTTCGACACTATCGCGCGGGGCGGTGGGGGGACGCGTTGTGGATGTGTCACCTCTCGAATCTTTTGTTAGCGGCCGGGCTCTTTTTCGAAAAACCGTTTCTGGTGTTTATGGCCCTTCCCTGGCTCCTGTTTGGGATCCCCCTCTGGCTGGCGGAAGCGGTTCGTTCCAAACGGCTCGTCTTGTTCTCCATTTTGACCCATTTTGGCGGAGTGGCCATTGGTTTTTACGCCGCGGCAAAAATGGGGGCCGCCCCCGGAAGCTGGTGGGCCTCCTGGTTGTTCGCCCTGGCCGCCCAGGGGGTTTCTCGGGCGTTCACGCGGCCGGAATGGAACGTCAACGTGACTCACCGGGTTTACGACGCTTGGAAGTCTCGGTTTAAAACGTTTCGGTCTTTTTGGCTGTTTTGTATCGGAACAGCGGCACTTATTCTTTGGATTATGGACCACGCGTTCTCGGCGTTATTCGCCCCTCATTGATTATCGTCTAAGTCCGTGCTAGAATCCGCAGGCCGGATCGGAGCCCCTCGTTTAAGGGACTCCGCAGAACCATAAGGAATAGCTTTGCGGGTGCCCCTCATGAAACGGGACTCCGCCTAACCGTAAGGAAATAGCTTTGCGGGTGCCCCTCATGAAACGGGACTCCGCCTAACCGTAAGGAAATAGCTTTGCGGGTGTAGTTCAATGGTAGAACGGCAGCCTTCCAAGCTGCACACGAGGGTTCGATTCCCTTCACCCGCTCCAATTTTGTTTATTCCACTCTGATGAGGGTGATCGGAATCGAAGCCGACCCGAGCGCTGCCCTTGGGCAGATGAAGCGAGGGCGGCCGGCCCCCGGAGGAACCGCCGATAGGCGGTGGGGGAGTGGGGGATTCCCTTCACCCGCTCCAATTTTGTTTATTCCACTCTGATAAGGGTGATCGGAATCGAAGCCGACCCGAGCGCTGCCCTTGGGCAGATGAAGCGAGGGCGGCCGGCCATCAAAGAGCCGACAATCTTTTGATTTGTTTTTATGTGCTGGGGATTTTTCGAAGTTCTTTCTGGACTTCTTTTAACCTTAACGAGACGGCTTCATCGTCTAAATCTTCAGATTCCAGATCCACGAGAGTTTGATTCAATTTACTTCCTGCGCTGAGAAGAATGCATCGCAGGAGTTCAGAATTGATCTTCTGTGGGCTCATTTCTCTTCCCCCTCTTCGCTTCCGAATTGAGTTTTGACGTGACAAAACGAAGCCAGACAGACGTGTCAAATACCCATTCGGTTTTTGATCATCGTGGGTCAGTCTTGGTGTGTTTTATTTAGAAGTTTGACCGATATTATCTATCCCCTGATTTTT
It contains:
- the msrA gene encoding peptide-methionine (S)-S-oxide reductase MsrA gives rise to the protein MNITSANTTKNEVATFAGGCFWCMEPPFEGIKGVLSVTAGYMGGTTVNPTYEQVCTGETGHAEAVQVTFDPTVVTYSKLLEIFWRNIDPTTENAQFADQGTQYRTAVFFHSEEQKRLAEVSKRALAASGKFTGEIVTEIVPASTYYMAEDDHQDYFKKQPFRYKNYSVGSGRAGFIEKTWGKSK
- a CDS encoding saccharopine dehydrogenase family protein, whose translation is MKKNVLIIGAGAVGHVAAHKCAQHNDVLGDICIASRRQEKCDQIIESIHRKKNVKDSSKRIYSRQIDAMDITATTHLIEETKSEIVLNLGQAYVNMSVLEACLNARVTYLDTAIHEDPAKVCEDPPWYANYEWKRRDRCKRKGVNAILGVGFDPGVVNAYCALAVKHHFDSIDTIDILDVNAGSHGKYFATNFDPEINFREFKKVWSWINRKWVLSNVHSDKWMFNFPVVGERPIYLTGHDELHSLSKNVDANSIRFWMGFGDHYLNVFNVLKNIGMLSEIPVKTAEGVEVVPLKVLKAVLPDPASLAPGYTGHTCIGNLVKGKKGGHYKEMFIYNTCDHAACYKEVESQAISYTAGVPPAAAAILVAKGIWNPKTMVNVEELNPDPFLALLDKMGLPTEIEDRTPKVKIEKNVSVKKKVIKK